The nucleotide sequence GGGGCATGGCGCAATTGGTAGCGCACCTGCTTTGCAAGCAGGGGGTTCGGGGTTCGAGTCCCCGTGCCTCCACCATAAGGAAAGTCCCGGTCAGGAATGACCGGGACTTTCGCATTTAACACCAGGATCCGGAATATGATCTGGCCGGCAGCTCGAATGGACAGGGAACTCCGGCGCACTAGGGTTGGTCTGTGAACCTTCTCATCGCCGCCCTGGGAGTCCTGGGTGTTGCCTCCTCCGGACCACTGATTGCCGGGACCTTGGGTGCCACCTCGGTGACTGCACTGGCCATCGCCTTCTGGCGGAACGCCATCGGGGCTGTGGTGATGGCGGCGCCTGTAGCTATCCGGGAGCCGAGAGCGTTCGGCAGGATCACCCGGCGTGAGTTCGGCTGGTCGACGGTGGCCGCCGTCGCATTGGCATTCCACTTCGCGTGCTTCATCACCGCACTCCAGTTGACGTCCGTTGCGGCCGCTACTGCTCTGGTCTGCCTGCAGTCAGCCTGGATCGCGGTCTTCCAGATGTTCCGTGGTACCCGCCACCGCTGGCCTGTCCTGGCCGGCCTTGGCATCGCATTCGTGGGCGTTGTGGCGATCACGGGATTCGATATGGGTTCTTCCCCCGAAGCACTGCTCGGAGATCTCCTGGCCGTCGCGGGCGGGGCCCTGGCAGGTCTCTACACCCTGGCGGGCGGCAAAGCCCGGCAGTCCATGGCAACGGGAACCTACACCACGCTCTGTTACGGCATGTGCGCGGCCCTCGTGGCATTGATGGCGCTGGTCAGTGGGCAGCCGTTGTCAGGATTCGACGCCGGCGGCTGGCTGGGCATCATCGCCATCACCGTTTGTGCGCAGTTGGTGGGCCATACGGCCTTCAATCACTTGCTGGCAACGATGAGTCCCCTGCTGGTATCCATGATCATCCTGCTGGAGATCCCAGGGGCCGCCATTCTGGCAGCCATCTTCCTCAACGAAACATTGCCGCCCGGTATCTACGCCGGATTGGGACTTATACTCGCCGGCCTGGCCGTTGTGGTGGCCGGACAGAGGCGCAAGCGCCCGGGAACGGACCGCCCGGAAGCTGACCGGCGGGAAGCCGAGCTAGGCACTGACTGAAGTGCCGGCGTCGTACGTCGACGGCTTACAGGCGTTACAGACCGCCGCGGCGGACGCCCTGAGCCGAATTGGCTGTGTGGATGGCCCGCAGCAATTTGGCGGGGAAATACACGGAGAAGAACACCACCATGGGGGCTTTCAGGGCCATCTTTTTGACGTTATGTGCCTTATAGGTCCGGTCAAAGCGTTGGACGTAGTAGCGGTAGTCCCTCGGTGAGTCTTCCAGCCTGCGCGCGGACATGCCCGAGACCATCTGGGGCACGTACTGGACTTTGAGGTCGTGCTCAAAAAGGTGCAGCGAGAGGTCGATGTCCTCGTGCATCTCATCCTTCTCATCGAGGCATGCCTCGTCGCGGATGGTTTCCCAGGCAGTCCGGCGAAGGGCCATGTTGGAGCCGAACAGGAAGTGGTACTGGTGCTTGGCCAGGCGCAGCATGAGTTGGCGCATCTTGTCATCGGCCTTGAGTCCGAACCGGCGCATGGGCATGTCGTAGTACACCACCGGCCCCGTGGCAGCGGCCACGGACTTGTCAGTGAACGCCTTCTGGACCTGCTCAACCCAATCCGGTTCCAGGACAGAGTCGGCATCGATGCGGCCCACGACGTCCCCCGTAGCGCTGTTCAGGCCGTGGTTGCGTGTGGGGATGAGACCCTGCGTTGCGTCCTGCCGCAGGAGAATGATGGGGCTCTCGGGGTATTCCTGCTGCATCTGCCGCACAATCCGTGCTGTCCGGTCCGTGGACATGTTGTCCACCACGATGATCTCGTCAGCAGGGACAGACTGGTAGATGGCAGCGATGAGGCACTGGCGGATGACGCTTTCTTCGTTATACGCCGGGATGACGATGGAGACCCCGGGGGGTTCCGGGGCATCCTGGAGGGCACCCGTCAAGGGGCTATCGGCTGACATCTCTCCAAATCTAACACCCGCATCCTCGCCCCAGCCGGAGGCTTTGGTTACAAGCCGGCAAACACTGGAGGGACCCCGGCTGCTGCCGAAGTCCCTCCAGTATTGAAGCGGTGCCTATCTGAAAAGCACTTAGCTGTTTGTACCCTTGGCGTCAGCCCCGGTACCTTCGGTGTCCTTGTTCAAGCTGGCCGCGATGTTCTTCACGGCCGTCTTGGCGTCGGTTGCCACCCTGGCGGTGGAGTCCTCGACGTTCTTGAAGGCGTCCTTGGTGGCCTGCTCGGCCTCGGCTGCTGCATCTTCCGGGGTGATGTCCGTTGCACCCGGCTTGGCAGCTTCCGCAGCCGTTGCCGATGCTGCGGTGTCCGCGGGAGCCGGTGCCGGGGCGGCCGGAACCGGAGCCGGCGTGGGGGTGACCGGAGAAGGCGTCTTCCACGGATCCTCAACCGGCTTGGAAGCCTTCCAGGCGGCAACACCGGCGGCCGCAGCTGCGGCAATGACGGTGAAGATCAGCCATCCACGTTTCTTGGGCTTCGGTTCCTTGCCCAACTTCGTGGAGACGGCCTTGGTGGCCTCGTCAGCCACGGCCTTGATCTGCTTGCCGGTAGCGTGTGCCTGCTCCTGGACGCTGTGCACCACGCCTGAATCAACAAGCTTCTGCGCAACCGCGTCAACCTGTGCGGGGGCGTTCTCCAAAACGTGGTGAACGGCTACAGAGGCCTGGCCCAACTGTTCAGAGAGCTTGGGCAGGTACTCGTCCACGACTTTGTCCCGCGCAATACCCAGAGCCGGAGTGGCCTTGTTGAGCGTCTCCTGGATCCGGGGTGTTGCGTCCTCTACGACGTCGTGGATCTTCGGCGCGAGGTGCGCCAGCCCATCCTGGATCCGCGGCGTTACAACTGCCACGCCGTCGGCAAGGTTGTGCGCGGCGGACTTCAGCCCCTCTTGGATCCTGGGGGAAGCGGTGTCAATGCCGTGCTGGATGCGCGGAACAGCCCAATTGACGGCTGCTTCCACACGGGGCGCAGCCCAGTCGCGTGCGTTATCCACACCAACCGCAACGGATTGTTCGAGTTCGCGGGCAATACGGTCTGTTTTCTTCACAACTACCTCCCGATACACGTGCTCGTTTGTTGCTAGCCTACGTCGCTTGGGGAACACCGGCTATTCATCTGCCGGATTCGACCCGGATTTCACCGAGCGCGGAACCGGCTTTACAACGGCAACGGCGTTGACCCTGCATGGAAGAATGGCCCTATGACCATTGCAACTGCAAAAGCAACGATCCACACTACCCTCG is from Paenarthrobacter nicotinovorans and encodes:
- a CDS encoding glycosyltransferase; its protein translation is MSADSPLTGALQDAPEPPGVSIVIPAYNEESVIRQCLIAAIYQSVPADEIIVVDNMSTDRTARIVRQMQQEYPESPIILLRQDATQGLIPTRNHGLNSATGDVVGRIDADSVLEPDWVEQVQKAFTDKSVAAATGPVVYYDMPMRRFGLKADDKMRQLMLRLAKHQYHFLFGSNMALRRTAWETIRDEACLDEKDEMHEDIDLSLHLFEHDLKVQYVPQMVSGMSARRLEDSPRDYRYYVQRFDRTYKAHNVKKMALKAPMVVFFSVYFPAKLLRAIHTANSAQGVRRGGL
- a CDS encoding DMT family transporter, whose protein sequence is MNLLIAALGVLGVASSGPLIAGTLGATSVTALAIAFWRNAIGAVVMAAPVAIREPRAFGRITRREFGWSTVAAVALAFHFACFITALQLTSVAAATALVCLQSAWIAVFQMFRGTRHRWPVLAGLGIAFVGVVAITGFDMGSSPEALLGDLLAVAGGALAGLYTLAGGKARQSMATGTYTTLCYGMCAALVALMALVSGQPLSGFDAGGWLGIIAITVCAQLVGHTAFNHLLATMSPLLVSMIILLEIPGAAILAAIFLNETLPPGIYAGLGLILAGLAVVVAGQRRKRPGTDRPEADRREAELGTD